A window of Alphaproteobacteria bacterium contains these coding sequences:
- a CDS encoding alpha-ketoacid dehydrogenase subunit beta produces MSAAVETTYREAVKQAIRAAIAGDPRVFLMGEDVGRYGGCYAVSKGLIDEFGPERIRDTPLSESGFTGAGIGAALGGMRPIVELMTVNFSLLALDQILNNAATLRHMSGGQFAVPLVIRMATGAGRQLAAQHSHSLEGWYAHIPGIRVLAPATLEDARGMLATALADPDPVLIFENVTLYNRSGMLAADAGAVDIDKAAVRRPGRDVSLITYGGSLFKTLEAAETLAADGIEAEVIDLRSLRPLDDATILGSVTTTRRAVIVDEGWRTGSLAAEITARIVEGAFWELDGPVARVCSEEVPIPYPKHLEDAAIPQAPKIVAAVRRLLGRTEPR; encoded by the coding sequence GTGAGCGCGGCGGTCGAGACCACCTATCGCGAGGCGGTGAAGCAGGCGATCCGCGCGGCCATCGCCGGCGACCCGCGCGTGTTCCTGATGGGCGAGGACGTCGGCCGCTACGGCGGCTGCTATGCGGTCAGCAAGGGCCTGATCGACGAGTTCGGGCCGGAGCGCATCCGCGACACGCCGCTGTCGGAATCCGGCTTCACCGGCGCCGGCATCGGCGCGGCGCTGGGCGGCATGCGGCCGATCGTCGAACTGATGACGGTGAATTTCAGCCTGCTCGCGCTCGACCAGATCCTCAACAACGCCGCCACCCTGCGCCACATGTCGGGCGGTCAGTTCGCCGTGCCGCTGGTGATCCGCATGGCGACCGGCGCCGGCCGCCAGCTCGCCGCCCAGCATTCGCACAGCCTGGAGGGCTGGTACGCCCACATTCCCGGCATCCGCGTGCTGGCGCCGGCTACGCTGGAGGATGCGCGCGGCATGCTGGCCACCGCGCTGGCCGACCCCGACCCGGTGCTGATCTTCGAGAACGTCACCCTGTACAACCGCAGCGGCATGCTGGCCGCCGACGCCGGCGCGGTCGACATCGACAAGGCGGCGGTGCGCCGGCCCGGCCGCGACGTCAGCCTGATCACCTATGGCGGGTCGCTGTTCAAGACGCTGGAGGCGGCGGAGACGCTGGCGGCCGACGGCATCGAGGCCGAGGTGATCGACCTGCGCAGCCTGCGCCCGCTGGACGACGCCACCATCCTCGGCTCGGTGACGACGACGCGCCGCGCGGTGATCGTCGACGAGGGCTGGCGCACCGGCAGCCTGGCAGCGGAGATCACCGCCCGCATCGTCGAAGGCGCTTTCTGGGAGCTGGACGGACCGGTGGCCCGCGTCTGCAGCGAGGAGGTGCCGATCCCCTATCCCAAGCACCTGGAGGATGCCGCGATTCCGCAGGCGCCGAAGATCGTCGCGGCGGTGCGCCGGCTGCTGGGCCGCACCGAACCGCGATGA
- the pdhA gene encoding pyruvate dehydrogenase (acetyl-transferring) E1 component subunit alpha: MSAGKTHLTRAHALHLLREMLRIRHFEEKCAELYTQEKIRGFLHLYIGEEANAVGVMQALAPEDAVVATYREHGHALARGIAMGPVMAEMYGKQEGCSRGRGGSMHIFDAATRFYGGNAIVGGGLPLAVGLGLADRMQGRTAVTACFFGEGAVAEGEFHESMNLAALWRLPVLFVCENNLYAMGTALERSESQTDIAAKAAAYRIPSASVDGMDVVAVEVAARRAVAQIRETGAPHFLECKTYRFRAHSMFDAQLYRDKAEVEDWKRHGPILRFQGWLQQAGLLHDADVAAMEREIAAEIADAVAFAEAGTWEPVAELLRDVGGEGAGAGAGR; the protein is encoded by the coding sequence ATGAGCGCCGGCAAGACGCACCTGACCCGCGCCCACGCGCTGCACCTGCTGCGCGAGATGCTGCGCATCCGCCACTTCGAGGAGAAGTGCGCCGAGCTCTATACCCAGGAGAAGATCCGCGGCTTTCTGCACCTCTACATCGGCGAGGAGGCCAATGCCGTCGGCGTGATGCAGGCGCTGGCGCCGGAGGATGCCGTCGTCGCCACCTATCGCGAGCACGGCCACGCGCTGGCCCGCGGCATCGCGATGGGGCCGGTGATGGCCGAGATGTACGGCAAGCAGGAAGGCTGCAGCCGCGGCCGCGGCGGCTCGATGCACATCTTCGATGCCGCCACCCGCTTCTACGGCGGCAACGCCATCGTCGGCGGCGGCCTGCCGCTGGCGGTCGGGCTGGGTCTGGCCGACCGGATGCAGGGCCGCACCGCCGTCACCGCCTGCTTCTTCGGCGAGGGCGCGGTCGCCGAGGGCGAGTTCCACGAGAGCATGAACCTGGCCGCGCTGTGGCGGCTGCCGGTGCTGTTCGTCTGCGAGAACAACCTCTACGCCATGGGCACCGCGCTGGAGCGTTCGGAATCCCAGACCGACATCGCGGCCAAGGCGGCCGCCTACAGGATCCCGTCGGCCAGCGTCGACGGCATGGACGTGGTGGCGGTCGAGGTCGCCGCCCGCCGCGCGGTGGCGCAGATCCGCGAAACCGGCGCGCCCCATTTCCTGGAATGCAAGACCTACCGCTTCCGGGCGCATTCGATGTTCGACGCCCAGCTCTATCGCGACAAGGCCGAGGTCGAGGACTGGAAGCGGCACGGGCCGATCCTGCGTTTCCAGGGCTGGCTGCAGCAGGCCGGCCTGCTGCACGACGCGGACGTCGCCGCGATGGAGCGCGAGATCGCGGCCGAGATTGCCGACGCGGTCGCCTTTGCCGAAGCCGGAACCTGGGAGCCGGTCGCCGAGCTCTTGCGCGATGTCGGCGGCGAAGGCGCGGGCGCGGGAGCGGGCCGGTGA
- a CDS encoding acyl carrier protein encodes MTTPQPMTADRIRAAFLAELATIAPDIDTDALDPAVDLREQADLDSMDFLNLTIALNQRLRIDIPESDTAALTTIDGAVAFIARQLGG; translated from the coding sequence ATGACCACCCCGCAGCCGATGACCGCGGACCGGATCCGCGCCGCATTCCTGGCCGAGCTGGCGACGATCGCGCCCGACATCGACACCGATGCGCTCGACCCCGCCGTCGACCTGCGCGAGCAGGCCGACCTGGATTCGATGGATTTCCTCAACCTGACCATCGCGCTGAACCAGCGCCTGCGCATCGACATCCCGGAATCCGACACCGCCGCGCTGACCACCATCGACGGCGCGGTCGCCTTCATCGCCAGGCAGCTGGGCGGATAG
- a CDS encoding dihydrolipoamide acetyltransferase family protein has translation MSQFCMPSLGADMESGTLVEWLKQPGDRLAPGDIIAVVETDKGAIEIEVFERGTLTEQLLQPGATVPVGTPMAMIDGGAPPVAAPRPAARPAQAPPAAVPAAAPAAAAPAPVAAETGGGRLRVSPAARRLAAERGVALERLHGSGPDGAVVSADVLAAASAAPPTPTQPAPAPSRGLDMAAMRRAIGAAMARSMREIPHYYLSHRVEVGAAEAWLAATNAQRQPADRLLMGTLFVKAAALALKKYPEFNGTYEDGTFRPAAAVHLGLAIAVRGGGLIAPAIHGADGRDLNDLMAGMRDLVARARSGGLRSSELSDGTATLSSLGDRGVDLLYGVIYPPQVALIGVGKVARRPWVVDDAVVPRPVVAWTLAADHRVSDGHRGALLLAEIERLLQQPEAL, from the coding sequence ATGAGCCAGTTCTGCATGCCGTCGCTGGGCGCCGACATGGAGTCGGGCACGCTGGTCGAGTGGCTGAAGCAGCCCGGCGACCGGCTTGCCCCCGGCGACATCATCGCGGTGGTCGAGACCGACAAGGGCGCGATCGAGATCGAGGTGTTCGAGCGCGGCACGCTGACCGAGCAACTGCTGCAGCCCGGCGCGACCGTGCCGGTGGGCACGCCGATGGCGATGATCGACGGCGGCGCCCCGCCCGTCGCGGCGCCGCGGCCGGCCGCCCGGCCGGCGCAAGCGCCACCCGCAGCGGTGCCGGCGGCCGCGCCCGCCGCCGCTGCGCCGGCACCGGTGGCGGCCGAAACCGGCGGCGGGCGGCTGCGCGTCTCGCCGGCCGCGCGCCGGCTGGCGGCGGAGCGCGGCGTCGCGCTGGAGCGGCTGCACGGCAGCGGCCCCGACGGCGCCGTCGTCAGCGCCGACGTGCTGGCCGCTGCGTCCGCCGCACCGCCCACGCCGACCCAGCCGGCGCCCGCGCCGAGCCGCGGGTTGGACATGGCGGCGATGCGCCGCGCGATCGGCGCCGCGATGGCGCGGTCGATGCGCGAGATCCCGCACTATTACCTCAGCCACCGCGTCGAGGTCGGCGCCGCCGAGGCATGGCTGGCCGCCACCAACGCGCAGCGGCAGCCGGCCGACCGGCTGCTGATGGGCACGCTGTTCGTCAAGGCGGCCGCGCTGGCGCTGAAAAAGTACCCGGAGTTCAATGGCACCTACGAGGACGGCACGTTCCGGCCGGCCGCCGCCGTCCATCTCGGGCTGGCCATCGCGGTGCGCGGCGGCGGGCTGATCGCGCCGGCGATCCACGGCGCCGACGGCCGCGACCTCAACGACCTGATGGCCGGCATGCGCGACCTGGTGGCGCGCGCCCGCAGCGGCGGGCTGCGCTCGTCGGAGCTGTCGGACGGCACCGCCACCCTGTCCAGCCTGGGCGACCGCGGCGTCGATCTGCTCTACGGCGTGATCTATCCGCCGCAGGTGGCGCTGATCGGCGTCGGCAAGGTCGCGCGCCGGCCCTGGGTGGTGGACGACGCGGTGGTGCCGCGGCCGGTGGTGGCCTGGACGCTGGCCGCCGACCACCGGGTCAGCGACGGCCACCGCGGCGCGCTGCTGCTCGCCGAGATCGAACGCCTGCTGCAACAACCGGAGGCGCTATGA
- a CDS encoding M91 family zinc metallopeptidase, whose protein sequence is MPATMHDTGFEHIKVRVDTDQSPMFPTMVKEALTTIYSKPVGKSLLDKIKAEGQAKFGYKVCIMRPDMTVQEVKGVTMIGGGNLAKRGNEDDACNGNGCVSMVKYNHNTINTPDGVRPNFIGLAHELVHAWHNLNGVAKTERMDEEHFTVGLNGYANVAICENSIRAEHNVPLRAFYSDD, encoded by the coding sequence ATGCCGGCAACCATGCACGACACCGGTTTCGAGCACATCAAGGTGCGCGTCGACACCGACCAGAGCCCGATGTTCCCGACCATGGTCAAGGAGGCGCTGACCACGATCTACAGCAAGCCGGTCGGCAAGAGCCTGCTCGACAAGATCAAGGCCGAGGGCCAGGCCAAGTTCGGCTACAAGGTGTGCATCATGCGCCCGGACATGACCGTGCAGGAGGTCAAGGGCGTGACCATGATCGGCGGCGGCAACCTGGCCAAGCGCGGCAACGAGGACGACGCCTGCAACGGCAACGGCTGCGTCTCGATGGTCAAGTACAACCACAACACCATCAACACGCCCGACGGCGTCCGCCCCAACTTCATCGGGCTTGCCCACGAGCTGGTCCACGCCTGGCACAACCTGAACGGCGTCGCCAAGACCGAGCGGATGGACGAGGAACACTTCACCGTCGGCCTGAACGGCTATGCCAACGTCGCGATCTGCGAGAACTCGATCCGCGCGGAGCACAACGTGCCGCTGCGCGCGTTCTACTCCGACGACTGA